A single genomic interval of Prunus dulcis chromosome 5, ALMONDv2, whole genome shotgun sequence harbors:
- the LOC117627457 gene encoding mitogen-activated protein kinase kinase kinase YODA isoform X1, giving the protein MPSWWRKSSSKDVKKKANKESFIETIATIHRKLKSSSEEKFNSRSGNSRRPCSDTISEMGSLSRALSPAPSKQVSRCQSFAERPHAQPLPLPRVQLSNIGRTDSGISASSKPGSDRGSNQLFYLPLPRPECVSSREDPTDAEGDIATASISYDSSTDSDDPIDSRLLSPMGSDYENGNRTTLNSPSSVMQKDQFPTVDQKNSKETVKPDNLLFNTQILSPSPKRRPSSTHMQNIQIPYHGAFFSAPDSSLSSPSRSPMRVYGSEQVRNSNFWAGKPYPEIASAHSSSPGSGQNSGHNSVGGDLSGQLFWQHNRCSPECSPIPSPRLTSPGPSSRIQSGAVTPLHPRAGGPAAESPTNRPDDGKQKSHRLPLPPITITNTCPFSPAYSAATTPTVPRSPNRAENPASPGSRWKKGRLLGRGTFGHVYLGFNSESGEMCAMKEVTLFADDAKSKESAQQLGQEIALLSRLRHPNIVQYYGSETVDDKLYIYLEYMSGGSIYKLLQEYGQLGEIAIRSYTQQILSGLAYLHAKNTVHRDIKGANILVDPNGRVKLADFGMAKHITGQSCPLSFKGSPYWMAPEVIKNSNGCNLAVDVWSLGCTVLEMATTKPPWSQYEGVAAMFKIGNSKELPGIPDHLSDDGKDFIRLCLQRNPLNRPIAAQLLEHPFVKNVAPLERTILSAEPSEGPPAVRSLAFGHGRNHSNLDSEGMGIHQSRGSKTASASSDAHTPRNVSCPVSPIGSPLLHSRSPQHFSGRMSPSPISSPRTTSGSSTPLTGGSGAIPFQHLKQPTTYLHEGMGKSQRSQNCGFYTNGSIPYHEPKPDLFRGIPQASRAFLDIISSDNGAPGDQIGNPVPRDPQELFDVQSILADRVSQQLLRDHIKLNPSMDLNLR; this is encoded by the exons ATGCCTTCTTGGTGGAGGAAGTCTTCATCCAAAGACGTAAAGAAGAAAGCAAATAAGGAGAGTTTCATTGAAACCATAGCAACCATACACCGAAAACTTAAGAGTTCATCGGAAGAGAAGTTCAATAGTAGATCAGGAAATTCTCGAAGGCCATGCAGCGACACTATTTCAGAAATGGGTTCTCTATCCAGGGCACTGTCACCTGCACCCTCCAAACAAGTATCACGCTGCCAAAGCTTTGCAGAACGGCCTCATGCCCAGCCACTACCCCTCCCTAGGGTGCAACTTTCTAACATTGGACGTACCGACTCTGGCATCAGTGCATCCTCAAAACCAGGATCTGACAGAGGGTCCAATCAATTGTTCTATTTGCCCCTTCCAAGACCTGAATGTGTCTCAAGCAGGGAAGATCCTACTGATGCTGAAGGAGATATAGCTACTGCTTCCATATCTTATGATAGCTCTACTGATAGTGATGATCCAATTGACTCACGTCTGCTAAGTCCCATGGGATCTGACTATGAAAATGGAAACAGAACAACTTTGAACAGCCCTTCCAG TGTAATGCAAAAGGATCAATTCCCTACCGTCGACCAAAAGAACTCAAAAGAGACTGTGAAGCCGGATAATCTTCTGTTCAATACTCAGATTCTGTCTCCATCACCTAAACGGAGACCATCAAGCACACATATGCAGAATATACAAATCCCTTACCATGGTGCTTTCTTTAGTGCTCCAGACAGCTCACTGTCAAGTCCTTCTAGGAGTCCTATGAGAGTATATGGCTCTGAGCAAGTTAGGAACTCCAATTTCTGGGCAGGGAAGCCTTATCCAGAAATAGCTTCTGCTCACAGCTCTAGTCCAGGTTCAGGTCAAAATTCTGGGCATAATTCAGTCGGAGGGGATCTGTCAGGACAGTTGTTTTGGCAGCACAATAGGTGTAGCCCTGAGTGTTCTCCAATACCTAGTCCTAGATTGACCAGTCCTGGCCCCAGCTCCAGAATACAAAGTGGTGCTGTTACCCCTCTGCATCCACGAGCTGGAGGGCCAGCTGCAGAGTCGCCTACAAACCGGCCTGACGATGGGAAGCAGAAAAGCCACCGGTTGCCCCTTCCTCCAATAACAATAACTAATACCTGTCCTTTTTCTCCTGCATATTCAGCTGCAACGACTCCCACAGTTCCACGTAGCCCTAATAGGGCAGAGAATCCAGCAAGTCCTGGTTCACGTTGGAAGAAGGGTCGCCTGCTTGGGAGGGGCACATTTGGACATGTATATCTTGGTTTTAACAG TGAAAGCGGTGAGATGTGTGCAATGAAGGAGGTAACTCTGTTTGCAGATGAtgcaaaatcaaaagaaagtGCACAGCAACTGGGGCAA GAAATTGCTTTGCTAAGTCGCTTACGGCATCCAAATATAGTGCAGTATTATGGATCTGAGACA GTAGATGACAAACTTTACATATACTTGGAGTATATGTCTGGTGGATCCATTTATAAACtgcttcaagagtatggtcaGTTAGGTGAAATAGCTATTCGTAGTTATACTCAACAAATCTTGTCAGGGCTTGCGTACTTACATGCCAAAAACACTGTCCACCG GGATATCAAAGGAGCAAATATATTAGTAGATCCCAATGGTCGGGTAAAATTGGCAGATTTTGGGATGGCTAAGCAT ATAACTGGGCAGTCTTGTCCATTGTCGTTCAAGGGAAGCCCATATTGGATGGCACCCGAG GTTATCAAGAATTCGAACGGTTGTAATCTTGCGGTTGATGTATGGAGCCTTGGTTGTACTGTTCTTGAGATGGCCACAACGAAACCACCTTGGAGTCAATATGAAGGG GTTGCTGCTATGTTTAAGATTGGAAACAGTAAGGAACTTCCTGGAATTCCTGATCATCTGTCAGATGATGGGAAGGACTTTATTAGGCTGTGTTTGCAACGTAACCCACTGAATCGTCCTATAGCTGCTCAGCTTTTGGAGCATCCTTTTGTTAAAAATGTTGCTCCATTGGAAAGAACCATTTTGAGTGCAGAGCCTTCCGAAGGACCTCCTGCAGTGAGATCTCTG GCCTTTGGACACGGGAGAAATCATTCTAACTTGGACTCAGAAGGGATGGGCATCCATCAGTCCAGAGGCTCAAAAACTGCCTCGGCATCAAG TGATGCCCATACACCAAGAAACGTATCGTGCCCTGTTTCTCCTATTGGAAGTCCACTTCTACATTCTAGATCACCACAACATTTCAGCGGAAGGATGTCTCCTTCTCCCATATCTAGCCCTCGTACCACATCCGGCTCATCTACACCTCTCACTGGTGGCAGCGGTGCAATTCCTTTTCAACACTTGAAGCAGCCAACAACCTACTTACATGAAGGCATGGGGAAGAGCCAGAGATCTCAGAACTGTGGTTTCTATACAAATGGCAGCATTCCATACCATGAGCCAAAGCCAGACCTATTTCGAGGGATTCCACAAGCCTCTCGTGCTTTCTTGGATATAATTTCATCTGATAATGGTGCACCGGGAGACCAGATAGGGAATCCTGTTCCCAGGGACCCCCAGGAGTTATTTGATGTGCAGTCGATTTTGGCTGATCGTGTGTCTCAACAGCTCTTAAGGGATCATATAAAGCTGAATCCTTCCATGGACCTTAATCTTCGCTAG
- the LOC117629005 gene encoding putative B3 domain-containing protein At1g78640: protein MKEEIDLSALLDLTLGLPGGRVNHCPEPDQLSTALTLCDPTWNYDTHQRKEEEYLDPAPLRFALPNPEHEKMSGTNDINKELKKKKRNQAVPDTVSLQPQDERPWKIRKQLTVSDIGNCSRLLMPKKSVIDHVMCYLDDKFAKRVMSGEGIGVMVVDCDTNTGHYLNFKLWGSAEFYILNGDWRQEFVHRRGLKEKDRIGLYWDTSKSMFMFSVLERAIQSQFPA from the coding sequence ATGAAGGAAGAAATTGATCTCTCAGCACTCCTGGACCTAACCCTTGGCCTTCCTGGAGGTAGGGTTAACCATTGCCCAGAACCAGACCAACTTTCCACTGCCCTCACTTTGTGTGATCCAACTTGGAATTACGACACACACcagagaaaagaagaggaataTTTAGACCCTGCTCCTCTCAGATTTGCCCTTCCTAATCCGGAACACGAGAAAATGTCGGGTACGAATGATATCAACAAggaattaaagaagaagaagagaaaccaAGCAGTGCCGGATACGGTGAGTCTACAGCCTCAGGATGAGAGGCCTTGGAAAATCAGGAAGCAGCTGACAGTAAGCGACATTGGAAACTGCTCAAGGCTACTGATGCCGAAAAAATCGGTCATCGACCATGTTATGTGTTACTTGGATGACAAGTTTGCCAAAAGGGTTATGAGCGGGGAGGGCATAGGAGTTATGGTTGTAGACTGCGACACAAACACCGGGCATTACTTGAATTTCAAGCTTTGGGGGTCGGCCGAGTTTTACATTCTCAACGGAGATTGGAGGCAAGAGTTTGTGCACAGGAGAGGCTTGAAGGAGAAGGATAGAATTGGGCTTTATTGGGATACCTCCAAATCCATGTTCATGTTTTCTGTTCTTGAAAGGGCAATCCAATCCCAATTCCCTGCTTGa
- the LOC117629004 gene encoding putative B3 domain-containing protein At1g78640, whose translation MEEKEASTTLTLGPATPCPQEKVSTELGLATPRPQDEVSTELTLWTTNKKKRKPETECPVPKKKTNTNLVSWVKPCEAWEIKKTLTPSDLENLLIVETNFIENQVMSFLGDTFSKRVLESKYGARVTVHDRDTFSKHRMVLKLRDSPRRSYILDEDWQEEFVKRRELKEGDEIGVGWYTPSNVPSKAMFTFSVLKRAGQPAALHDQESV comes from the coding sequence ATGGAAGAGAAAGAGGCCTCAACAACACTAACCCTTGGCCCTGCAACTCCATGCCCACAAGAGAAAGTTTCAACAGAGCTTGGCCTTGCAACTCCACGCCCACAAGATGAAGTTTCAACAGAGTTGACTTTGTGGACCacaaataagaagaagagaaaaccaGAGACAGAGTGCCCTGTTccgaagaagaaaacaaacacaaatttgGTCTCCTGGGTGAAACCTTGTGAGGCTTGGGAAATCAAGAAGACACTCACCCCTAGCGATCTCGAAAACTTGCTAATTGTGGAAACCAATTTTATCGAGAACCAGGTTATGTCTTTCTTGGGTGACACGTTTTCCAAAAGGGTACTTGAGAGCAAGTATGGCGCCCGAGTCACAGTTCACGACCGCGATACATTTTCGAAGCATCGAATGGTTTTAAAGCTGCGCGATTCGCCTAGGAGGAGTTACATTTTGGATGAAGATTGGCAGGAGGAGTTTGTGAAGAGGAGAGAATTGAAAGAGGGTGATGAGATTGGAGTTGGCTGGTACACACCCTCAAATGTTCCTTCCAAAGCCATGTTCACTTTTTCGGTACTTAAACGGGCAGGCCAACCTGCAGCTCTTCATGATCAGGAATCAGTTTAA
- the LOC117629006 gene encoding putative B3 domain-containing protein At1g78640, which translates to MEDDYETSKMLALTLSLLNTNPELDQVSTALTLCDPTWNYDTNQSKAEELDPASHSVPTFPPNPKHEKISGTNDTNKELVKKKKKLVVLGPRPSPKPRRPWPIRKILKASDLGNSSRLLVPKDPATNHFLRYLDDKFVQRVESDEGLGVTVQDYDTGTRHQLTFKFWSSAKSYILNGEWRGMFVQRRGLKEKDEIGLYWDASRAMFMFSLLQRA; encoded by the coding sequence ATGGAGGACGATTATGAAACCTCAAAAATGCTAGCCCTAACCCTTAGCCTTCTTAATACTAACCCAGAACTAGACCAAGTTTCCACTGCTCTCACTTTGTGTGATCCAACTTGGAATTACGACACAAATCAGAGCAAAGCAGAGGAATTAGACCCTGCTTCTCACAGTGTGCCCACATTTCCTCCTAATCCGAAACACGAGAAAATATCGGGTACGAATGATACGAACAAAGAGTtagtaaagaagaaaaaaaagctaGTAGTGCTGGGACCTAGGCCGAGTCCCAAGCCTCGGAGGCCTTGGCCCATCAGGAAGATTCTGAAGGCAAGCGACCTCGGAAACTCCTCAAGGCTGCTGGTTCCAAAAGACCCCGCCACGAACCATTTTCTGCGTTACTTGGATGACAAGTTTGTCCAAAGGGTTGAGAGTGACGAGGGATTGGGAGTTACAGTTCAAGATTACGACACAGGCACAAGACATCAGTTGACTTTCAAGTTTTGGAGCTCGGCAAAGAGTTACATTCTcaatggagagtggagagggatgTTTGTGCAGAGGAGAGGCTTGAAGGAGAAGGATGAAATTGGGCTTTATTGGGATGCTTCCAGAGCCATGTTCATGTTTTCCCTCCTTCAACGGGCTTGA
- the LOC117629275 gene encoding cytochrome P450 86A22-like: MEVSTALMILSAFAAYFLWFKILLRSMNGPRVWPLVGSLPGLIQNANRMHDWIADNLHSCGGTYQTCTSAIPFLARKQRLVTVTCDPKNLEHILKLRFDNYPKGPTWQSVFHDLLGDGIFNSDGDTWLFQRKTAALEFTTRTLRQAMARWVSRAIEFRFCPILETAQNEAKPVDLQDLLLRLTFDNICGLAFGKDPQTLALGLPENDFANSFDRATEATLQRFILPEIIWKFRKWLRLGMEVSLSQSLQHIDQYLSAIINTRKLELINKQQGSNGVPHDDLLSRFMKKKESYSDTFLQHVALNFILAGRDTSSTALSWFFWLVIQNPHVEEKILAEVCTVLMETRGSDTSKWVKEPLVFEEVDRLTYLKAALSETLRLYPSVPEDSKLSINDDVLPSGTFVPAGSAITYSIYSVGRMKYIWGEDCLEFKPERWLSSDGKKMEVQDSYKFVSFNAGPRICLGKDLAYLQMKSIAAAVLLRHRLTVVPGHRVEQKMSLTLFMKYGLRVNVHPRDLNPILEKIGKGVKMVAGIA; the protein is encoded by the coding sequence ATGGAGGTATCAACGGCTCTGATGATCTTATCAGCTTTTGCTGCGTACTTCTTGTGGTTCAAGATCCTCTTACGGTCCATGAACGGCCCGCGTGTCTGGCCTCTAGTGGGCAGCCTGCCGGGCCTGATCCAAAACGCGAACCGGATGCACGATTGGATCGCAGACAATCTCCACTCTTGCGGCGGCACGTACCAGACCTGCACCTCCGCCATTCCCTTCCTGGCTCGCAAGCAAAGGCTCGTGACTGTCACGTGCGACCCCAAGAACTTGGAGCACATTTTGAAGCTCCGGTTTGACAACTACCCCAAGGGCCCCACCTGGCAATCAGTGTTCCATGATTTGCTCGGCGATGGGATCTTCAACTCTGATGGTGACACCTGGCTTTTCCAACGTAAGACCGCCGCATTGGAATTCACCACCCGGACCCTCCGCCAAGCCATGGCTCGGTGGGTGAGCCGCGCCATTGAGTTCAGGTTTTGCCCCATTCTTGAGACGGCTCAGAATGAAGCCAAGCCGGTGGATCTTCAAGACCTCTTGCTTCGGCTCACATTTGACAACATTTGTGGGTTGGCTTTCGGAAAGGACCCACAGACGCTGGCGCTGGGCCTTCCCGAAAACGACTTCGCAAATTCTTTCGACCGAGCCACTGAAGCCACGCTGCAGCGCTTTATCTTGCCCGAGATTATATGGAAATTCAGAAAATGGCTCCGACTCGGAATGGAAGTCAGCTTGAGCCAGAGCCTCCAACACATCGATCAGTATTTATCCGCTATAATCAACACACGTAAGCTGGAGTTGATCAATAAGCAACAAGGTTCAAATGGGGTCCCACATGATGACTTGTTGTCCCGGTTCATGAAGAAAAAGGAGTCCTACTCAGACACATTCCTCCAACACGTGGCGCTCAACTTCATCCTAGCTGGACGTGACACATCATCGACGGCGTTGAGTTGGTTCTTTTGGTTGGTGATTCAAAACCCACACGTGGAGGAGAAAATCCTTGCTGAAGTTTGCACAGTTCTGATGGAGACACGTGGCAGTGACACTTCCAAATGGGTCAAAGAGCCCTTAGTGTTTGAAGAAGTTGACCGATTGACATACCTTAAGGCTGCGTTGTCCGAGACCCTAAGGCTGTACCCTTCAGTGCCAGAAGACTCGAAGCTATCAATAAACGACGATGTTTTGCCAAGTGGAACTTTTGTGCCGGCAGGCTCTGCAATCACATATTCAATATACTCAGTTGGTCGCATGAAGTACATTTGGGGTGAAGATTGCCTTGAATTTAAGCCCGAAAGGTGGTTATCTTCTGATGGCAAAAAAATGGAGGTACAAGATTCTTACAAGTTTGTGTCCTTTAATGCTGGTCCAAGAATTTGTCTAGGCAAAGACTTAGCTTACTTGCAAATGAAGTCAATAGCGGCCGCCGTGTTGTTGAGGCACCGGCTCACAGTGGTTCCGGGCCATCGGGTGGAGCAAAAGATGTCACTGACATTGTTCATGAAGTATGGCCTCAGGGTTAATGTGCACCCCAGAGACTTGAACCCTATTTTGGAAAAGATAGGTAAAGGTGTTAAGATGGTGGCTGGGATTGCTTAA
- the LOC117629003 gene encoding short-chain dehydrogenase TIC 32, chloroplastic-like: MGIFSRKGPSGFSASSTAEEVTKGIDGTGLIAIVTGASSGIGAETSRVLALRGVHVVMAIRNMDAGAKVKEAILEEISNAKIDVMELDLSLLASVRKFAADYNSSGLPLNILINNAGVGASPFKLSQDSIELLFATNHLGHFLLTNLLLETMKSTSRESNIEGRIVNVSSLLHPYGYREGIRFDKINDESGYNRYYNYAQSKLANILHANELTRRLKEEGVEITANSLHPGAIGTNITRHDSFLQCFFSVLGIFFSKTIQQGAATTCFAALHPQVKGVGGVYFSDCNIAKPSSKAKDADLATRLWDFSLSLTDAKQ; encoded by the exons ATGGGGATATTTAGCAGGAAAGGACCTTCTGGGTTTTCTGCCTCTTCTACAGCAGAGGAAGTTACTAAAGGAATTGATGGAACAGGTCTGATTGCCATTGTTACAG GAGCCTCAAGTGGTATCGGTGCAGAGACATCACGTGTTCTTGCGTTGCGTGGTGTTCATGTTGTTATGGCAATAAGGAACATGGATGCTGGGGCCAAAGTCAAAGAAGCAATCCTTGAAGAAATCTCCAACGCTAAGATTGATGTCATGGAGTTGGACCTGAGCTTGTTGGCATCTGTAAGAAAATTTGCAGCAGATTATAACTCCTCCGGCCTTCCATTGAACATTCTTAT TAACAATGCAGGGGTAGGAGCATCTCCATTCAAGCTTTCTCAAGACAGCATAGAGCTGCTGTTTGCAACCAACCATTTAG GCCACTTTCTTCTCACCAATCTTCTGTTGGAGACCATGAAAAGCACATCGCGAGAAAGCAACATAGAGGGGAGAATTGTTAATGTATCATCACTACTTCATCCATATGGTTACCGTGAAGGAATTCGTTTCGATAAAATCAACGATGAATCAGG GTACAACAGATACTATAATTATGCGCAATCCAAGCTTGCTAACATCCTACATGCCAATGAGCTTACAAGGCGTCTCAAG GAAGAAGGGGTAGAGATAACAGCTAATTCTCTACATCCTGGAGCAATAGGAACGAATATTACGCGCCATGATAGCTTTTTACAAT GTTTCTTCAGTGTGCTGGGTATATTTTTCTCTAAAACTATCCAACAG GGAGCGGCAACGACATGCTTTGCAGCACTCCATCCACAAGTTAAGGGAGTAGGCGGCGTATACTTTTCAGACTGTAACATTGCCAAACCGAGCTCTAAGGCAAAAGATGCAGATTTGGCTACCAGGCTCTGGGATTTTAGCTTGAGTTTGACCGATGCCAAGCAGTAG
- the LOC117627457 gene encoding mitogen-activated protein kinase kinase kinase YODA isoform X2: MPSWWRKSSSKDVKKKANKESFIETIATIHRKLKSSSEEKFNSRSGNSRRPCSDTISEMGSLSRALSPAPSKQVSRCQSFAERPHAQPLPLPRVQLSNIGRTDSGISASSKPGSDRGSNQLFYLPLPRPECVSSREDPTDAEGDIATASISYDSSTDSDDPIDSRLLSPMGSDYENGNRTTLNSPSSVMQKDQFPTVDQKNSKETVKPDNLLFNTQILSPSPKRRPSSTHMQNIQIPYHGAFFSAPDSSLSSPSRSPMRVYGSEQVRNSNFWAGKPYPEIASAHSSSPGSGQNSGHNSVGGDLSGQLFWQHNRCSPECSPIPSPRLTSPGPSSRIQSGAVTPLHPRAGGPAAESPTNRPDDGKQKSHRLPLPPITITNTCPFSPAYSAATTPTVPRSPNRAENPASPGSRWKKGRLLGRGTFGHVYLGFNRDIKGANILVDPNGRVKLADFGMAKHITGQSCPLSFKGSPYWMAPEVIKNSNGCNLAVDVWSLGCTVLEMATTKPPWSQYEGVAAMFKIGNSKELPGIPDHLSDDGKDFIRLCLQRNPLNRPIAAQLLEHPFVKNVAPLERTILSAEPSEGPPAVRSLAFGHGRNHSNLDSEGMGIHQSRGSKTASASSDAHTPRNVSCPVSPIGSPLLHSRSPQHFSGRMSPSPISSPRTTSGSSTPLTGGSGAIPFQHLKQPTTYLHEGMGKSQRSQNCGFYTNGSIPYHEPKPDLFRGIPQASRAFLDIISSDNGAPGDQIGNPVPRDPQELFDVQSILADRVSQQLLRDHIKLNPSMDLNLR, from the exons ATGCCTTCTTGGTGGAGGAAGTCTTCATCCAAAGACGTAAAGAAGAAAGCAAATAAGGAGAGTTTCATTGAAACCATAGCAACCATACACCGAAAACTTAAGAGTTCATCGGAAGAGAAGTTCAATAGTAGATCAGGAAATTCTCGAAGGCCATGCAGCGACACTATTTCAGAAATGGGTTCTCTATCCAGGGCACTGTCACCTGCACCCTCCAAACAAGTATCACGCTGCCAAAGCTTTGCAGAACGGCCTCATGCCCAGCCACTACCCCTCCCTAGGGTGCAACTTTCTAACATTGGACGTACCGACTCTGGCATCAGTGCATCCTCAAAACCAGGATCTGACAGAGGGTCCAATCAATTGTTCTATTTGCCCCTTCCAAGACCTGAATGTGTCTCAAGCAGGGAAGATCCTACTGATGCTGAAGGAGATATAGCTACTGCTTCCATATCTTATGATAGCTCTACTGATAGTGATGATCCAATTGACTCACGTCTGCTAAGTCCCATGGGATCTGACTATGAAAATGGAAACAGAACAACTTTGAACAGCCCTTCCAG TGTAATGCAAAAGGATCAATTCCCTACCGTCGACCAAAAGAACTCAAAAGAGACTGTGAAGCCGGATAATCTTCTGTTCAATACTCAGATTCTGTCTCCATCACCTAAACGGAGACCATCAAGCACACATATGCAGAATATACAAATCCCTTACCATGGTGCTTTCTTTAGTGCTCCAGACAGCTCACTGTCAAGTCCTTCTAGGAGTCCTATGAGAGTATATGGCTCTGAGCAAGTTAGGAACTCCAATTTCTGGGCAGGGAAGCCTTATCCAGAAATAGCTTCTGCTCACAGCTCTAGTCCAGGTTCAGGTCAAAATTCTGGGCATAATTCAGTCGGAGGGGATCTGTCAGGACAGTTGTTTTGGCAGCACAATAGGTGTAGCCCTGAGTGTTCTCCAATACCTAGTCCTAGATTGACCAGTCCTGGCCCCAGCTCCAGAATACAAAGTGGTGCTGTTACCCCTCTGCATCCACGAGCTGGAGGGCCAGCTGCAGAGTCGCCTACAAACCGGCCTGACGATGGGAAGCAGAAAAGCCACCGGTTGCCCCTTCCTCCAATAACAATAACTAATACCTGTCCTTTTTCTCCTGCATATTCAGCTGCAACGACTCCCACAGTTCCACGTAGCCCTAATAGGGCAGAGAATCCAGCAAGTCCTGGTTCACGTTGGAAGAAGGGTCGCCTGCTTGGGAGGGGCACATTTGGACATGTATATCTTGGTTTTAACAG GGATATCAAAGGAGCAAATATATTAGTAGATCCCAATGGTCGGGTAAAATTGGCAGATTTTGGGATGGCTAAGCAT ATAACTGGGCAGTCTTGTCCATTGTCGTTCAAGGGAAGCCCATATTGGATGGCACCCGAG GTTATCAAGAATTCGAACGGTTGTAATCTTGCGGTTGATGTATGGAGCCTTGGTTGTACTGTTCTTGAGATGGCCACAACGAAACCACCTTGGAGTCAATATGAAGGG GTTGCTGCTATGTTTAAGATTGGAAACAGTAAGGAACTTCCTGGAATTCCTGATCATCTGTCAGATGATGGGAAGGACTTTATTAGGCTGTGTTTGCAACGTAACCCACTGAATCGTCCTATAGCTGCTCAGCTTTTGGAGCATCCTTTTGTTAAAAATGTTGCTCCATTGGAAAGAACCATTTTGAGTGCAGAGCCTTCCGAAGGACCTCCTGCAGTGAGATCTCTG GCCTTTGGACACGGGAGAAATCATTCTAACTTGGACTCAGAAGGGATGGGCATCCATCAGTCCAGAGGCTCAAAAACTGCCTCGGCATCAAG TGATGCCCATACACCAAGAAACGTATCGTGCCCTGTTTCTCCTATTGGAAGTCCACTTCTACATTCTAGATCACCACAACATTTCAGCGGAAGGATGTCTCCTTCTCCCATATCTAGCCCTCGTACCACATCCGGCTCATCTACACCTCTCACTGGTGGCAGCGGTGCAATTCCTTTTCAACACTTGAAGCAGCCAACAACCTACTTACATGAAGGCATGGGGAAGAGCCAGAGATCTCAGAACTGTGGTTTCTATACAAATGGCAGCATTCCATACCATGAGCCAAAGCCAGACCTATTTCGAGGGATTCCACAAGCCTCTCGTGCTTTCTTGGATATAATTTCATCTGATAATGGTGCACCGGGAGACCAGATAGGGAATCCTGTTCCCAGGGACCCCCAGGAGTTATTTGATGTGCAGTCGATTTTGGCTGATCGTGTGTCTCAACAGCTCTTAAGGGATCATATAAAGCTGAATCCTTCCATGGACCTTAATCTTCGCTAG
- the LOC117629002 gene encoding short-chain dehydrogenase TIC 32, chloroplastic-like: MGIFSKKQQSGFSASSTAEEVTEGIDGTGLTAIVTGASSGIGVETARVLALRGVHVVMAVRNTDAGANVKEVILKEIPNAKIDVREIDLSSFTSVRKFAADYRSSGLPLNILINNAGVGVTPFKLSQDSIELQFATNHLGHFLLTNLLLETMKSTSRESNTEGRIVNVSSLSHHYGYREGIRFDKLNDEPTYNRHCAYAQSKLANILHANELSRCLKEEGVEITANSVHPGAILTNITRHDSFARCVFTVVCLFISKTVQQGAATTCFVALNPHVKGVGGEYFSDCKIAKRSSQAKDADMARRLWDCSLSLTNPKK, encoded by the exons ATGGGGATTTTTAGCAAGAAACAACAATCTGGTTTCTCTGCCTCTTCAACAGCAGAGGAAGTTACTGAAGGGATTGATGGAACTGGTCTTACTGCAATTGTTACAG GAGCCTCAAGTGGTATTGGTGTAGAGACAGCGCGTGTTCTTGCATTGCGCGGCGTCCATGTAGTTATGGCAGTAAGGAACACCGATGCTGGGGCGAATGTCAAAGAAGTAATCCTTAAAGAAATCCCCAATGCTAAAATTGATGTCAGGGAGATAGACCTCAGCTCATTCACATCTGTAAGAAAATTTGCAGCAGATTATCGTTCCTCAGGCCTTCCATTGAACATCCTTAT TAACAATGCAGGGGTAGGAGTGACACCGTTCAAACTTTCTCAAGACAGTATAGAACTCCAGTTCGCAACGAATCATTTAG GTCATTTTCTTCTCACAAATCTTTTGTTGGAGACCATGAAAAGCACATCGCGAGAAAGCAACACAGAGGGTAGAATCGTGAACGTATCATCACTGAGCCATCATTACGGATACCGTGAAGGAATTCGTTTTGATAAACTTAATGATGAACCCAC ATACAACAGGCATTGTGCTTATGCACAATCCAAACTTGCTAACATCCTACATGCTAACGAGCTTTCGCGGTGTCTGAAG GAAGAAGGGGTAGAGATAACGGCTAATTCTGTTCATCCCGGAGCAATTCTCACGAATATTACCCGCCATGACAGCTTCGCACGGT GTGTTTTTACTGTGGTGTGTTTGTTTATCTCTAAAACTGTTCAGCAG GGTGCGGCAACCACATGCTTTGTGGCACTCAATCCACATGTTAAGGGAGTAGGCGGCGAATACTTTTCGGACTGTAAGATTGCCAAACGGAGCTCTCAGGCAAAAGATGCGGATATGGCTAGGAGACTCTGGGATTGTAGCTTGagtttgaccaatcccaagaAGTAG